From Triticum urartu cultivar G1812 chromosome 2, Tu2.1, whole genome shotgun sequence, a single genomic window includes:
- the LOC125533748 gene encoding probable metal-nicotianamine transporter YSL13, which translates to MATAVPRTAGSDSSVVDVEMVEASEIRRRARPGDRVSPPGDWGEWRERGVVAQGDQPASLERVFADQRVPSWREQLTVRAFVASFFLAVMFNIIVMKLNLTIGIIPSLNVSAGLLGFFFVRLWTSAIERMGLLKQPFTRQENTVIQTCVVAAYGIPYSGGFGNYLLAMSGRIASQATEANNPQNIKNPHLGWIIGFLFLVSFIGLFGLVPLRKIMIIDYKLTYPSGTATAYLINGFHTPQGAKIAEKQVNKLGKFLVLSFLWGFFQWFYTATDECGFQKFPSLGLQAFNNRFYFDFSSTYVGVGMICPHIVNVSILLGGILSWGIMWPLIANKRGSWFSADLPESSLRGMQGYRVFIAIAVILGDGLYHFLKMLILTVYSLRSRLKTGSASPFPVSDDETSDGTAAISYDEQQRKELFQKDQIPWYIAYGGYIAVAAVSIGTVPQIFPQLKWYQILVAYMVAPVLAFCNAYGAGLTDWSLVTTYGKLAIFAFGAWTGASNGGVLAGLAACGVMMSIVSTACDLMQDFKTGYLTLASPRSMFISQIIGTAMGCVIAPCVFWLFYKAFEDVGISGSEYPAPNAAIFRSMAILGVDGFSSLPKNCITLCYIFFVGAIAVNLIRDLVPKKVSRFMPIPMAMAIPFYLGPYFGIDMFIGTVILFVWQRLDRVKSDTYAPAVASGLICGDGLWVLPQSMLALAKVKPPICMKFLSRGVNAKVDAFIATLS; encoded by the exons ATGGCCACCGCTGTGCCGCGCACCGCCGGCTCGGACTCGTCCGTGGTTGACGTGGAGATGGTGGAGGCGAGCGAGATCCGGCGGCGGGCCAGGCCGGGCGACCGCGTGTCGCCGCCCGGCGACTGGGGAGAGTGGCGCGAGCGCGGCGTCGTCGCTCAGGGTGACCAGCCGGCGTCCCTGGAGCGCGTGTTCGCGGACCAGCGCGTGCCGTCGTGGCGTGAGCAGCTCACGGTGCGCGCCTTCGTGGCCAGCTTCTTCCTGGCCGTCATGTTCAACATCATCGTCATGAAGCTCAACCTCACCATCGGCATCATCCCCTCGCTCAACGTCTCCGCCGGCCTCCTTGGCTTCTTCTTCGTCCGCCTCTGGACGTCGGCCATCGAGAGGATGGGGCTCCTCAAGCAGCCCTTCACGCGCCAGGAGAACACCGTCATCCAGACCTGCGTCGTCGCCGCCTACGGCATCCCCTACAGCG GGGGCTTTGGTAATTACCTATTGGCCATGAGCGGCAGAATCGCTTCGCAGGCAACAGAGGCAAATAACCCTCAAAATATCAAGAATCCGCATCTTGGATGGATAATTGGCTTCCTCTTCCTGGTCAGCTTCATTGGGCTCTTCGGCCTTGTGCCACTGAGAAAG ATTATGATCATTGACTACAAGCTGACCTATCCAAGTGGCACTGCAACTGCCTATCTCATAAACGGCTTTCACACACCCCAGGGTGCCAAGATTGCAGA GAAGCAAGTAAACAAACTGGGTAAATTCTTGGTTCTCAGCTTCTTATGGGGTTTCTTTCAGTGGTTCTACACAGCCACTGATGAATGTGGATTCCAGAAATTCCCATCATTAGGGCTGCAAGCTTTCAACAACAG GTTTTACTTTGACTTCTCTTCTACCTATGTCGGAGTTGGAATGATTTGCCCACATATTGTCAACGTATCTATTCTATTGGGAGGCATCCTCTCGTGGGGAATAATGTGGCCTCTTATAGCCAATAAAAGAGGCAGTTGGTTCTCTGCCGATCTCCCAGAAAGTAGTCTCCGTGGAATGCAAGGTTACCGG GTCTTCATAGCCATTGCCGTGATTCTTGGCGATGGCCTCTATCACTTTCTCAAGATGCTCATTCTGACGGTCTACTCATTAAGATCTCGACTCAAGACGGGCAGCGCTAGTCCTTTTCCTGTCTCTGATGATGAAACAAGTGACGGTACTGCTGCTATCTCATATGATGAGCAGCAGCGCAAAGAACTATTTCAAAAGGATCAAATACCCTGGTACATTGCATATGGAGGTTACATTGCTGTTGCCGCTGTATCTATTGGCACAGTCCCGCAGATATTCCCTCAGCTGAAGTGGTACCAAATATTGGTAGCCTATATGGTAGCACCGGTACTTGCCTTCTGCAATGCCTATGGAGCTGGCCTCACTGATTGGTCTCTTGTTACAACTTATGGGAAGCTTGCAATCTTTGCTTTCGGTGCGTGGACAGGTGCTTCAAATGGAGGTGTTCTTGCCGGTCTGGCTGCCTGCGGTGTGATGATGAGCATTGTTTCTACCGCTTGTGATCTGATGCAGGACTTCAAAACAGGATACCTGACACTGGCCTCACCAAGGTCAATGTTTATCAGCCAAATCATAGGCACTGCAATGGGTTGCGTCATTGCTCCCTGTGTTTTCTGGCTTTTTTACAAGGCCTTTGAAGACGTTGGGATCAGTGGAAGTGAGTACCCTGCACCAAATGCTGCCATCTTCCGCAGCATGGCAATACTAGGTGTCGATGGCTTCTCATCGCTGCCAAAAAACTGCATCACTCTTTGCTACATATTCTTTGTTGGAGCAATCGCTGTCAACTTGATAAGAGATCTTGTTCCCAAGAAGGTATCGAGATTTATGCCAATCCCAATGGCGATGGCGATACCATTCTACCTAGGACCATATTTCGGCATCGATATGTTCATCGGGACAGTGATCCTTTTTGTCTGGCAAAGGCTGGACAGAGTAAAATCAGACACATATGCACCTGCAGTTGCTTCCGGCTTGATTTGTGGCGATGGGTTGTGGGTTTTGCCCCAGTCAATGCTTGCTCTTGCCAAGGTGAAACCTCCAATCTGCATGAAGTTCCTGTCAAGAGGGGTGAACGCCAAGGTGGATGCTTTCATCGCAACATTATCATAG